Below is a genomic region from Zea mays cultivar B73 chromosome 9, Zm-B73-REFERENCE-NAM-5.0, whole genome shotgun sequence.
AAACACATTGAACTTGGGCTGAAGGGCCTTAGCTGCTGGCCCACCATCAGCGCCAAATTCATTAAACCTGCGTCCAGAACCAAGTACAATTGAATGAATGGGCATAATATACAAGGCGGAATGAAGTGCCAAGACTACTGACATATGGCCAAGAGGCAAGAGGAAATAATTGAAGCTAGCTTGACTCCTTTTGTGCATTGGTAGCACACGCAGAGAAAGATTCTAGAGGATGCTTACAATTAGATTACTTGTGAGATGTGCTTTGGGCGAGCAAGCTGGCCATGGACATCTCAATTGAAACTAAGACTAAGGGTGAACCTAATATATATAATGATATGAACAAAAACAGTACCTTGCATAGGACCTGATGTCGCTACCAATTAAAACCCTGAACTAGTACCTACTTTGAATGGATGTTCTCTGCTCTATAAATCATTCCTACTAGGCACTAACTACTACTTAAACCCTGTCAGATGTAAAATTAAGTGGACAACATTGTAGTGATAGGACTTGACTATGAACCGATCACATCTTATCAAGTCTTTAGTTTCACAAACCGAAAATGCCAACCAGTTGCTCTATGACTGATTGACTGTTCACACAACAGTTCATACTCAATGCAGATCGCAAGTTAGATACAAGTCGCAGAGCATTCTCATGTTATATACTCCACATGGAGGCTACGAAGAGCCCAAGTGCAGATACAATTACAGAAAATACAGGACACTGGTTTCAACCGATGCAAACGATTCAGATGAGTCCTTAATCAATGGGCATACCCCACAcacaaaagaaaaggaaagaaaaatACATGAATCTCTAGAATGGCAGCGTTTGTGTGAGCTTCATCAGTCTGCAGCCGCCGTTACAAGTGTCCTTGAGACATTACGAGATTCAATAACCGTTTGTTAGGGGCAAACTACAAACAAGCTCCTCTCAAACTACGACCCTTGTAACCGTTTGTGTTAGCTTCATCAGTTAGCAGTTTTTCACACACCTCGGCAGTTCAGCTTATGTCAATACTTCCCTTATTGGTAGTTATCCTGCCGCACCTACGAGTTTGGCAGTATCTCACTACAAGATGAGGTGACAAAACGCCACATGTCCAAAATCTCCTGAGGCTTCAGGACCACAAGTTAAAGAATGAGCTAATTTCAATTTTGCCAATGCAAGTCTATCGGGGCAGTGGTTGCGACATGTATTATCGGTACACTAGAACACCGCATTCCAACAAACTACGAGGTAGATCAGAGTACAGGTGGCAAGAAGAGAAACTTGAAAATGAGTACGTGCGGACATTGTCCTACTTGAGCAGCTCCCTCCAAATCTGCAAGACCACTGTAACCGCAATTCTAACTACCCACGTTCCCAGACAATGAAGTACTCCGACCTCCACGACATGGATGCATACATCCGTCATTCAACTGCGCAGATGCGGATCCAAAGGCCCAAAACCAAAATTGCGCTGTTTACGTGTACCAGGCCGGGGGATAAAAAACATGAGCAGATCCAACCACGTCGCACTCCCCCCAGACCTCACAAACCAAACAATCCACCGCGAGATCCACGCGCGCTAGGGAGCTCGGAGCCCATGTTCTCCCTCGGGCTCCGCGGAAGCCGCGCCGGATCTACCGAAAACCGGGCTCGGAACGACGCGGCCAGCAATGAGCAAGGCAAGGGGAGGAAATGGGAGGGAGGAGGCGCGTACTCCTGGTAGGCGGAGAGGAGGAAAGCGGCGACGAAGAGCACCCGCCCGACGAAGGACACGAACCCCATCTATTCTCGGCAGCGGCGGCGAGGCTCTGCTactacgggggggggggggggggggggggggggggggggtgcaggCGCCGCGATGGGATGGGGACCTGGCCGTGGCGGCTTGTGAGGTCTCTCGGATCCTGTGGGATCGAGACGGCCGAGAGGGACTTGTCCGGGACGAGCCCCACGCTGTACTTATAACGACGCGGTGGTGTGCTGGGACGGACGATCCCCCTTGCCTCCCTCGACATTGCGTCCGTTTCCCCCTCTTGCTCTTTTGGAGTGGGCACACAGAATGGTGTTTGGAAAGGTTACAAGTTGGGTTTTTTTGGGTATGTCAGGGTCCTTTGAACTTCCCTTTTTTTCCTTATCATGTTTTTTCTCTCTTAAATACACAGAAGAGAtttaggaagaagaagaagaaatcggCCGAGGAGAGAAAGACCGTCCTCCCAGTATTTCATATAAGAGACCAAAAAAGTGATCCCGGTCGAGAAAATCCTCGAACCCTGGCGGCCTGGCCCCATCACTAACTGACCGGCGTCAACTatccactctgcaacggcccaaccgAAGGGTGACGCACAGGACATCGCAACCTGAGAGCGGATGGGGCACAGCTGGAGGATTTTTTTTAACTAAGCCTAAAAATTCGCTCCCGATAGAAATCGAACCCaggacttggaggtgctactcggaagtccTTGACCGCtaagctagaggccctttcgcaaggAGACAAAGAAAGTAATAAGAACTTTTACGAATACTCTGGAGATGATCTTAATGCTCATTTGATGACTAGGGATTTGGAGGATATCGTGAAGGATGATTTGGTGACTAGTGTTTTAGATGGGATCTTAAATAGAAAGGGGATTTTTTTCCCCATGTATCTGCTCTATTTACTTAGTCACCAAACCAGCTCTGAGCAAGGAAACATCttactattcaaaattgaatagtaaGAGGTTTTCTTTTTATGGATCTCCTCTAAATCCCTGGTCACCAAACTATCGCTTACTTCAATTACCTTGTTTTGGTAAAAAAAAATAGTACATAAGTCGTTTGGTCACTTTGCTTGCTCGCCTGGATCCCCGTGCAAGAAAGAATTTCCTTGCTTCTGTAGAGCAAATTTCGCTTGCCTAGGGGTGGCAACTGGCAAGGCTACCATCAAGCTGAGTCTATTTTCTCAATTGTTTTCTTGGTTTTAACTCTTTCTCCATCACCAGGCTTTTTCAAAGAAACCATTACCTCATTGACGTCGTACCCAGGGTCTTGAACGCTGCAAGGGAGAAAGAAACTAACAGTCAGAACTACCACCGGTACTTGAGGAATTTACAAGTGAATTGCCAGGCTTTCTCCGGTTGTCGTTTGCCTTTGGCCATATCGATCTTGGTGGCCGAGAGCTACTAGGTCTGTTCTCGCAAATGAATCCAGATCGCGCCTGTGTGTCCACCACAGCCCCGACTGCCCATCTTCTCTCCACGTCCGTCCAGTCCAGTCCACACCCCAAGAGTCCAACCAACACCAAGACGGAGTGCCCATCTTCTCTCCACTCCCCGAAACGGCAATGCAATCACGCGCGGTTGGTCCCGGGCGTCGGCACGACCCGGGGAAATTTTTGAATCTGGAAGCGCGTACTGTAGAGGAAAATGTTTTTTAAGGCAGTGCCCTGCCCGCGTCGTGGGGTCGATTGGATCAGGGACCACCACACCACAGTCGTGGCCGTAAATGTGCTGCTATTtggggggtgtttggttgctctTGCTAAAGTTTAGCTCGGTTCACaacgtttgacttttaaataggagtataaAATATAGACCCAatcaactggactagattcgtctcgtcttttaatcttcggctgataaattagttttataatccgactacatttaatacccggaacggaggttcaaacattcgatgagaCAGGGGCTAAAATTTAGCcgggtgtaaccaaacacccccttactgCTGCGACATCTCTTCCAGCTGGGCTAGGATGGTTCATGACttatttttttttattatttactGCTGCGACATCTCTTCCACGcattttttctatttttctatttCCATATATTAAAGGCAGGAGCAAATGCCGCTTATCGATAGTCCACGTCGGCAGAAAAAGTTTAGAGCCTTGGATGTGATTTGAACAGCTCAGACAACAGCTTCACTCGACCTTTCTCGAAGCATCTCCGCTGTAAAAAGTGTCATTGTACAACAAAGATCCATTAGCTTCACTCGACATCTCCGCCACGCAACGGCTGAACGGCGGCACACACCACGCTCCTCCCCTCGCGGTCGCGGTCGCCTCCGGCTTCCGCCCGCCGCGTGCCATCGTATCGGCCAACTAGAGAGCCGCCCGCCGCCGCGGTGCTTTTTTTTCCCATCCAAAAAGAAATAACTGACGCGTGAAAAGCACAGGAAATAGCCAGCACCACCGCTGCCACTTCACGAAGGATTGGAAAATCCACACGAGTATCAGCTTAATTGCCCACATAACGGAAGCCGAAACGGTAAAATAAAAAAACAAGTGTAGGCACTAGGCAATCAGACAACGGAATCGGGCTGAGGTGTGAATCAAAGTACCATCGACTGTCCTTGTGGAGTTAACAACAGAGTACGATGACAGCCATAATCAAGAACAAAAGATGTCCACGCTTCGTACAAGGATCGTCTATTACCGATTGATGACATGAATAACACGAGCTCCGAAAGCGTTTCACAGCCTCGCGATCACGGCTTCGACCTCGGCAGGGGTGTAGAGGTGGTACTTGGGAGCAACCTTGGCAATATCGACGTTGTTTGGGGTCACCTGTTGGAAATAAGGTCACATATTTGATGAATGGTTCCGACAGAACTGGAGTATGGAGTGGTCTGGCATGCCCCTACCTTCTCCTCCATAACCTGCTTCAGAATAGAAAGGGCTATGGTCTCCGCCTCCTCAAGGGCCAGCTCCTGCAATTAACGAGTCAGTTAAGGCATTACTCTCGATTTTCTTTCACACAAGTAGAGCCAACtcccccccacccccacccccagaTGTGCTCTGAACATTGCAGTTACGCAGACTTGTACATGTTTTCGACAGGCCATAAAGGGGGCTGTTATCATCCTGTTTAACATCGTTTGTGGAATAGTGAAGCaaaatctcccaatttcatagcaTATTTAAAGATTCTAAGCAGCACTGCAACTGATATAAAGGTCCAGTTCATATTGACTTGTCTGAGCTTTGATGTAACTAGGGTTCGTGAGTAGGTAGCATGTCTCTTTGGAATTGTACAGGTACTGGTTGATTAGCTTAGCATTTATCTTATATTGTACCTTGTTGTACTGCTCCTGCAAGGAGCTATCAGCTCCTTCAGAGCCAGATCCAATTGCCTTCGCGTTGCATTGCCAAAAAGTACCAGATGGGTCGGTGTAGTACCTGTAGCACACAAAAGGCAAACCATGAACTCTTAGAGGTACAGAGGCTGtgtaatttgatcatgacaacagGATTTCTCTAGAATGGTAAAATAAAGATGCCGTGATTGCAGAATGAGCTGAACAGTGAACACGTACACCCAATAAATTTAAGGGCAACATGATAGAAGCAAAAGCAATCACAATGCATGGTAGTACAATGATTCTAAAGCCAGCAGTTAGAGAAAACCCAGTTCAGTTAGCTAAATGGATCAATACTTACAGGCTAGGTCCATTCTCATCATGTCCAGCAATTAGAAGAGAGACTCCAAATGGCCGTGACTGCACAAATAAATAAGTACATGAGGACTCTAACTCTATATGAAATTAAGTGGTTACAACTTCAAAACCCATCTATGAGTTATTTTGATGGAACATAGAAGTAGATGTGTAATACAGGAAACTGGGTGTATAAATGCTAAggttgtctccagcaacgtcccctaaatttcatcccctaaaagaatattctctgtcctttacagcacTCTCTAAAAGATTATGTACTCTATATCTTCTTCATCTCCAGCAATATCCCctaaatttcatcctctatatcaaCAGTGCTACTAGATTTGACATTCTATATTATTTTTTACCGCTTGTCAGCACGTGCACAGAAATCAGCACAGTGCATAGAGCACCGCCGTACATCCTCTATACATAGCGCATGCATGCCAtcctctaaattttagaggaccttttagagtcccttgttggagggATAGAGGATCTGACAAACCTCTATATTTAGAGGACAGGAGCTTTTACAGGACCCTGCTGGAGCCAGCCTAAGATAACTAGTGGGTTGGCAACATCAAACTGTAGTTGGTAAATGGGAATGTTTTTCAACCTTTTGTAACTGAACCATATCAAAGTAACCATGGGTCCATCTTCCCCGTTAGGCCCTTGTGGTAATATAATGCTCACAGATGAAAAAGCCAAATGCAAGCAGTGAAGGTAGACTAACTATTTGCCATTGTTTATAAAGTTCGGTAGTATATGTTATCTCTTCTCAAAGTATTCATTATGGGAATACTAACTAGAGCCCCTAAATGAGATGCTAGGTTCTGTTTCCTCTACAGTAAAGAAAAATGATATAAACAGGTAaccatcaaagcacatttataatGCGGCAAAACCAATATATATGTGTAACCCTTGAAGAAGCGAAAATGGGGTAGTCTACATCTATCTAATTAACATTGTTTCTTTCGTCCTGGAGGTGGTAAAATAACATAAATGAGGCTCACCATTGACTCTTCGTCACCTTCGCCAAAGCGCAGAGCTAAGTCACAAATAGCTTGTGTTGAAGATTCTACGGTCATTGGCTCCCCGTATGAGAACCTATGATTCTGATTGTAAACATGGCAAGTCAGATTAATGGGACAAGCTTCCTAACATGTAAATATGTATATAACCCAAGAAAGTACCTGAGTTTCAACACGAGCATGCTCGACTAGTGTTCTAGCATCAGCAATAAGCCCACTCATGGCACAGCCTATGTGCTCATCAATTTCCATGATTTTTTCCACACTGCTTGGTTCCTATGACATTAAAGAGCAAAGAAACATTGAATTCAATGTTtaacaatttaaatatgaaacaTAATATAACATGAAAACCAGAGACCAAGTGGAGCTGCTATATCCTCTGATGAAACTATTCTTGCTATCAAGCCACAAAATTGCATGAAGGCAAGAGTTTAAAGCATTAAGATTCCATCAGCTCAGTTGGATGACAACATATTGCGAAAAAATTGCATAGAATGCGGAGCTAAACCAAAAAAGGTAACAACTGTGTGAAAAAGGGGATATCTAAAGAATAAAGATAAACCTGTATAAGAAGTCATGAGAATTCAATGGTAGACCAAATAAGAGGATAATCATACAAACATAAGTTTTACCAGCAAGCAATGTTCCAAATTTAATATCCTGATGTTTGTAGCCATATGATTAAGCACTACGACCAGTTAAGAAGAAAAGGTGACTCAGCAAGTACCAGCAGTGGCGAGGTCACACGTTTCTCAACAGCAAGGACAACACCATCCTTTGTTTTCAACCCGATCGCAGTGGATCCCAACTGTAATAGCAAAAGAAACAGCAACATAAGCACCACTTTTCATCACAAAAAAACACATAAACCCAGCAACTAAAAATCTTGGCATTTTAGTCCAGGTTTTTGTTGTTGAGCTATTCTCTACTCAATGCAAATGACACGCAATAACCTGCCTGTCAGGGGGTAAAACATAAAAAACATGGCATCAGATATCAGCTGATTGACAGTGTTAATCTAACAAGACAGGGACTAGAAGACCTTACACGATAGCAAACTTCAGTTAGTAAGAACAAGTGAGATACTCCAGACTTCATCAGCATATAACACCCTCAATTCATAAATCCCAGCAATTCTGTTAGTCCTAAGAAACCCACCTAGACCCTTTCAAATTGCACTCAATCGCCATATCTAGTCCCGTCGTCCAAAAAAACACAACAGCTGATGACACACAACAAGCCCGCACAGTACTCAGCATATTGGCAACCTCGCTGCTCAGATTAGATTCAGCTACAACCAATGTTGAACTAAACAGTGTTTGAACAGTAAAGCGCGCACAGCTATTCGGTTTAGGCCATAAATGGACCATGTAAACGGTCTTGCCATATAAGAAATATTCTCTTTGTCCCAAAATACTTGTCATTCTAGGATATTTTAGACAGGTTAAGAGAGTGAAATGACTGCTGATGCCCCTATGCCCTATTTAGGGGTTGTTCGATTTTTCAAGTGCTGCAGAGGAAGCTGATTTAATGTACATGGGCCTCACTGGCTATCTAAGTGCTACAGTGACATGTTCTGTTAGAATGCCAAGCTTTTGGGGACACAGGTACTATCGACTAAGTCCATCATTTGTCATGTGGGAACTATCTATAAGGTTGTGGTCAGCAGACCGTTCATATGGCCGTGCACTGTTCTATAATGTAGGCAGCACTATTTATAGAATGAAGCTTGAAAGTGGAGATGAGATAGGAGGTGGCAATTGGCATAGGAGAGCTGCTGGAGTTTAGTTGCTAGAATACTTAATTTTACATTTTTATTATAGATACTCGCTAAACATCGGGCGAGCTACTGTTTAGCGTTTAGGCTAACACTCGCTACGACACCAAACAGAGACGCAAGAGAAATCTCACCTTGATGGCCTCGATGGCGTACTCGACCTGGAACAGCCGCCCCTCCGGCGAGAAGGTGTTAACCCCGCGGTCGTACTCCGTCCTGCAAGAACCCAACCCCAGAAAAATCCCAGCCGCATCAGACACCAGACGCGCTGCCAGCTGGTCGAATCGAGCCATCGAGGGTAGGGTTTAGAGAAACGAGAAAACAGAAACCAGAGGGATCGGGTACCTCGTGAGAAACATTCTGGCGGTGGATGCGGGATGGAGCAAAAACTCGGCGTCGGCGCCTCCCCTCGGCGGCTTCTGATCTGACTTCTGAGCTTCTTGCGAACGAAGTTGAAAGAGAAGACGAGATGACGGCGCGTCGTGAACTTACAGGCGGGTCCTACGAGTCAGGCAGACGATCCCTGGCGCGGGGAGGAGTTGGGCCGTGACAGAACACAGAAAGCGCGGATGGGCCGAGCAGGTGGACTGCGGATCATGCCGTCCGAGATCCTCGTATCTCTACTACTTTTACATGTTGGGACTCTAGGCGTCCACACCTTAATTCTGCCATCGCGCGCTACGCGCCCGTATTCCCCGCGCCCCGCCCCGCAGTCCCGCAATTCCTCCCCGCCGTCAATGGAAGGTCGCGCCGCTCCCGCAGTCCGCGCCGCTCCCGCAGTCCGCGCCATCAATGCCTCGTCCGCAGTCCGCAGTCCCGCAATTCCTCCCCGTAGTTCTGCCGCTGCCGCTGACGCACCTCGCCCCGCATCGCTCCCGTGGCCGCACCCCGCCCGCATCCCGCCCGCAAGCACCTTGGACGCCAGCGATGAAGCGGCGGAGGGCATGGGCGTCAGAGGCGAAGGAGAGGTGGGCGGCGCGGACGTCCGGTGGCGTGAATGTCGCCCCTTCCCCGCAACTGTCACCAGCGCGGTCCAAGCCCGGATCCACACCTTGGTTCTGCCGCTGAGCGCGGTCCAAGCCCGGATCCATGGCGtcgccctcccccccccccccccccccgccaatCTTGCAGTCGCGGCCCCTTCAACACCGGAGACGTCACCCTTCCCACCTTCCCCACCGGATCTGCGGTGCTCGCTTCTTCAGCGGCTATTCGGGGAGGCCATGCCCCCCCTCGGTCGCACCCCCTCTCCCCCCCTCGCCGCCATCACCGAGCAACATCGGTCCAAGGAGCTAGCGTCTTCCTCAGTGAGGTCGATCTCGATGATCTTGACCTTGGTAGCGAGGCCACGGAGGAAGGCAGATGCGGCCGAGGGGGAGGTCGAGATCCGGCGCCTGGAGGAGGCCATCCACGGTGCCATGGTGTGTGGCATGCAAATGTAGCGAGGCGGGCGGTGTGGGTCATTCTCTCTGTCTCGACCTCGCCAGTTACATCAGGTACGTCGCCGGCGGGGGATGGATGGTTGGTGTCATTATTTGTCGCTCCTTCCTTCTGTCTAATTTCCTCAATACTGCTCGATATCGCATCACCAACCGGCAGCAGGTGTTCGACCTCGGCAAGTACAACGAGACGTGCCACAACATTGTCCCCAAGTACATCTCTGAGTGGGAGGCCATGGTCACACGTACGAGGAGGAGGATTGACTTCAAGAACGACTACAAGACCATGGACCTCAACTTCATGGAGAGCGTCTGGTACTTGGTGGGTGTTTGCAAAGCTCTGGGAGAAGGACCTCATCTATAAGGGCATCAAGGTTGCATCTCTAACCTTTACAATCTCGATACTTGCGAATCAAATGTCATGCAGTACTTCTACGCGTAGCTGCCCATGGAGGCTCTAGAGCTGCGCTGCTGGATGAAATGAATCCTTGTGATTTGGTTGGTGCCGCCTAGCCGCTGGCCATTGCGCGTGGAGGTGGTGGACTGGACGAGGAGGAGGTTGGAAGGATTCGGGGAGCGGTGGATGGTGGGGCGATGTAATCAAGAATTGGAATGGGCTGGAAACGACGACGAAGgaagaagtcttctcttctttgttaaTCTATACTACTTCTTAAGACTCCATGTAGACGTTCACAGAAGTAATATATTGGCATCTAAAGAGAATGTTAGTGTGCTACGGTTACAAGAAAATGAAGAACAGACCAGTGTGAGGCGGCGACAGTACGAGGCACGCCACCCAGCCCACAGAGAGGTAAATATTATTTCACTATTATTTTATTCCTTAGTTTTGCTGTGATTTCACTACTATTTTATTCTATACTACTTGTTGCAGGCATCATAAGGTCATATGCTAGCAACTTTAATATAGATTTATTTACTCTCCTAGAAGAAAAGGCCAAGATGTTTGAGATTTCAGTGCTTCATTTAACTTTCAGCTTGTGTTGTCTTAGCTTACAATGGCATTAACCCACTACTCTCCTGAATTGTCATGTGATATGTATCATGTATTCATGAAAATTGCATTTTATGCTACAAGCACTTGTGGTTTTGCTAACTATATCTAGTTATGCAATCCACAGTCCTTTGTAACAGTACATGATTATGCCAAACAAGACATTATTTGAATGATATGTTCAAACTATTCAAATGTTTTCTCTTTGTAACAGTTTGTGATATTGGAATGATATGTTCAATCCACAATCCTTTGTCTGGGATGGATTTCTTTGTCTTCACTCTTGAGTATAGTGTATTTCTGACTATCATTTATCAATTTTGTTGACTTTTATGCTCATAACTTGAGAAACTTTTATTATAAGTGTACACTGTGTTTTATTTTTTTAATGTTGTTTGACTGATTACTGCAAGGAATCTTGTGTAGGTATTGAATATGCTTGCTTGATGGATTGAAGATCCAAACTCGAATACCTTCTAACTTCATAAGTTCATATCCCACGAGTCTGATTACTTGTGGCTTGCTGAAGATGGCATGAAGATGCAGGTGATTATTGATTGTTCTGT
It encodes:
- the LOC100282220 gene encoding proteasome subunit alpha type 5; translated protein: MFLTRTEYDRGVNTFSPEGRLFQVEYAIEAIKLGSTAIGLKTKDGVVLAVEKRVTSPLLEPSSVEKIMEIDEHIGCAMSGLIADARTLVEHARVETQNHRFSYGEPMTVESSTQAICDLALRFGEGDEESMSRPFGVSLLIAGHDENGPSLYYTDPSGTFWQCNAKAIGSGSEGADSSLQEQYNKELALEEAETIALSILKQVMEEKVTPNNVDIAKVAPKYHLYTPAEVEAVIARL